The Metabacillus schmidteae nucleotide sequence CCTGCTGACATGAGAATGGATACAGGTGCTATCTTTACAGCTACTGCAATTGCAGCTGCGGTGGGATCATTATTAATGGGTCTTATTGCAAAGTATCCGATCGCTTTAGCACCGGGTATGGGGCTGAATGCATTTTTCTCTTTTACAGTTGTATTGACAATGGGTGTACCTTGGCAAACAGCGCTATCAGGAGTTTTAGTGTCAGGGTTAATCTTTATCCTTCTTACATTATCAGGGTTACGTGAAAAAATTATTAACTCAATTCCTGCAGAATTAAAGTTTGCGGTAAGTGCGGGGATCGGTTTGTTTATAACTTTTGTTGGATTTCAGAATTCAGGGATTATTGTTAACAATGATGCAACTTTAGTTAGCTTGGGAGATTTTACAAATCCTCAAACATTACTTGCAATCTTCGGTATTTTTGTAACAGTTATTTTAATGGTACGAGGAGTAAAAGGTGGAATCTTCTATGGTATGCTAATTACGGCTATAGTAGGGATGTTAACAAGCCAAATTGCTGTACCAGACAAGGTGGTTGGTGCGATACCAAGTTTAGCTCCAACTTTTGGACAGGCATTTATGAATTTAGATCAAATTTTCACAGTGCAAATGCTTGTTGTCATCTTAACTTTTCTATTTGTAGACTTCTTCGATACAGCTGGAACATTGGTTGGGGTCGCGAACCAAGCGGGACTAATGAAGGATAATAAACTGCCGCGAGCAGGGAAAGCATTGTTTGCTGATTCTGCTGCTACAGTTGTAGGTTCTATTTTAGGTACTTCTACTACTACATCATATGTTGAATCTTCTGCAGGGGTTGCTGCAGGAGCACGATCAGGTTTTGCATCTGTTGTAACAGCTGTTTTATTCTTATTAGCACTGTTTTTCTCTCCATTACTAGGAGTTATTACATCTGCTGTAACTGCTCCGGCATTAATTATTGTTGGAGCATTAATGGTAGCGTCACTAGGGAATATTGATTGGAAACAATTTGAAATTGCTGTCCCTGCATTTTTAACGATTATTACAATGCCGTTATCATACAGTATTGCTACAGGAATTGCAGTTGGATTTATCTTCTATCCAATTACAATGATCATGAAGGGTAAAGCAAAGGATATCCATCCTGTTATGTACGGTTTATTTGTTAT carries:
- a CDS encoding NCS2 family permease: MKKFFQFDELGTNYRREFIGGLTTFLSMAYILFVNPNTLAMTSIPDLPADMRMDTGAIFTATAIAAAVGSLLMGLIAKYPIALAPGMGLNAFFSFTVVLTMGVPWQTALSGVLVSGLIFILLTLSGLREKIINSIPAELKFAVSAGIGLFITFVGFQNSGIIVNNDATLVSLGDFTNPQTLLAIFGIFVTVILMVRGVKGGIFYGMLITAIVGMLTSQIAVPDKVVGAIPSLAPTFGQAFMNLDQIFTVQMLVVILTFLFVDFFDTAGTLVGVANQAGLMKDNKLPRAGKALFADSAATVVGSILGTSTTTSYVESSAGVAAGARSGFASVVTAVLFLLALFFSPLLGVITSAVTAPALIIVGALMVASLGNIDWKQFEIAVPAFLTIITMPLSYSIATGIAVGFIFYPITMIMKGKAKDIHPVMYGLFVIFILYFIFLA